The stretch of DNA cacagaattcggaatgtaaattttctgttaaacatacggaggctatagccacgttcatattttataggaatcgacttcttgccatgagctttgatggtcgttaaatacggaggctacggccgcgttcatgttttatatgaatcgacttcttgccatgagctttgatggtcgtttgcgatgacgaTCGTGTTTTTCCCAACAGGTTAGATCTGTTCGATcggattatatctaacttgttggacgggctcacatgaggagctatttcgactacgcccagagtcgttgcactcagggtagtttcgacttcttgccataagcacggtagtcacgcgatgatgctcgcgttctttcctaactggttagaccggctcgatcgggttatatctaacttgttggatgggttcctatgcggagctactttgactacttccagggtcgttgcacccggggtagtgtctactacttagacTTTGAACATGGATGATAATCCAGAAgtcataaggcacatacaagtggagacatcaatgaCAGATATATACAAGGAGAAGAATACTTATTTTATAATATGTCAATCTTGTATTACACTTTCTACTATCTTTTTcgctacaggtcgggcttcttggaggtacttgttgaattgttcttcagtgcaCTCTGCAGCCACACTGCGCGAACgcttctagtcgagcctccggccaaaaggattttataAAGCTAAGtgcatggctgacacacgcgatggGGGTTTCGGTGAGGAAactgaggactttctgcggcgctccgaggagtcgctccagcaaggaccGTCCGTCTGCTTCGCcgccttcttgtgggtccaccatgtcaaTAAGCTTTTGGGCGgctcccttgaggtcctccagctccttctgctgctgctccttttcttcgcccagcgtcttgatctgttGCAGGCAGccgacgaactgttgttcagtatcggcgatcaccttctgcaacctctcgacgtcatctgtacggtgatacagcatattcttcacgtcaataagcagctcttctttatatgttaagattttcctaagctctgcagTGAAGATAGTTTTCAGAATTTAAGATAAATTGCAAagcgaaagtactcgagggaagaaagggcttgccttggtgtgcctttttctgctctttgagttATTCCTGGAGCTCAGAGTTAGCTTTCTCGAGGTTGCAGAGATCATTGTTGAGGAGCCACGTTTCCcgcgtccgctccagcttcagcttgtcgagctctcgcTGAAAATACATGTTCTTCGTAAActcttctgatatgcgttgatCTTTTGCTCggagttcctggaggccactcatGACTGCTTTCAGTTTGTCGGACTTTTGTTGTgagcgtttggccacatcctgcataaggagCAGGAtcaagacaagcaactcgacaaagtaTAAACAACAGaggagtaatcatgccttaccacgATATATTGGTACATCTcattggagatcttctggaagtatcgcatgttgtTGACCGTTAGGAGTGGATCGTCCACTAGATctgtggcctcgacttgttcttcatcaCCGGCGTCGGtttcgggttgctggggctcggggggtggtgagtcgggcagtgtcgtgtcctcctcggtggctggtggctcgggggctggggtagccgAGACAGGCTTTGGCTTAAACCCCAGGGCAGATATAGACCttatgaagcagaatcagttttATCATTAAACAAGTCGAACAGAACAGGACATGCATTATGCAAAAAGGATCTgtacttacagcgaagatttcttcatgacagctttctttattCTTAGGGCCCATGGTATTTCAACCATGGTACTCgttgccggtggcggggtcacaaCAGCTGGTTGCACGGTGCCTGCCACAGCAATGGTTACCATCTCTGCTGAggtagtcgatgggtccgtcccagcagtttctgcagcatcatctgctggaacatcattccCAGCAAGTTTGGTCCCGAccaccttttggcgcttggggttgggaggagaagcagaagaATTGCAAAAAAGATaatgtcagcatgcaacaatTCCGATATTTGACAGTTCAACAGGgtagcaacttcatacctgggggCTTCGACTACATGCGCACTccgtttgcgcactacccgatgaccccgagggaccaatggcaaagcttcagtcaactccacggatggtccgggggagttgttccttttcgccttcccttcggtttccctttccgccagggggctctcgcTCGCGGTCGTTTCGTCGCTTGGCCGAGCTTCGGATGCTTGAGCCTTTTTCTCTTCTGCTGCggtgctgggaagaaggtggtctggttGGGGGATGTcaggttgtggtggatagctccggtacaactctatgTGTCCCTACAGAGGATTTTCAGTTAGCGGTTGCAGAACAACAGAACTTATTccaaaagtagtcgaacacttaccggttttggagggtTTTGTGCACAAAATAACTCTGGGACGTAGGGAATTGcgttcacatccagcagcactcgcttgaccgGATGAGCGTGGCATCgtcagtcagctcctctgcggacattcgagatggatcttcagcgcccatgtactcgaagcctagcgtatggcgctgttggattggctgggtccggcgtttgaagaaggaaaacatcacggatgctccagtcactcctatttctttatgagctgctatggtggctagcaactcgttgacttggtccatgtctcctctagagagttcggtgttccactctggcctcacgacagggggtttTCCGGATTTTTCAGGcagctggggggcatggttttcgatgtagaaccaatggctcttccatccagaaatgttggaggggaatttataggaaatGTATCTATCGCCAGCTTGTTggctaagctggatgccggcgccccctacaatggatggatttttaGAAGTGGGTTGCGGTTTTACCCGGaaaagaaagcggaaaagatcccaatggggttcgattccaagaaaagcttcacaaaagtgaatgaagatagcaatgtggcaaattaaattcgggttgaggtgacggagctcaagcccgtagaaggaaagaaggccccggaagaaagagcaagaggggagggccaaaccccgttcagcaaaataGTAAAATAAGACGATTTCGTCCATATTTTCCATAGGAAGAGGTTCGTGAAAAGAGGggcaccagttgacaagacttttctcctgaagcaaaccctccgaaacaagattcatgagttcattattggagcacttactgtataTCCACTCTCCAGATGGCGGCTGCAACTCTTTCCCTTCCCATCTTTCTCAtgggatctcttgggcgccatttccagatctGCTGGCCACGacttgctcgggggctgcgaagaaaggggtggagagatttggctagtttgggggttctccaagggggtgaaggtggagcgtggctctgattggggatttaaaaatttcttggcggattgaagattggaagcacggattttacctaGCGTTACtgcagggttaaataaccagcggccggttacaggtttactgtttcgaagttgaagagccGTCtcagggaatattccgaagatgaggggtcatttggtggatttttggataaattatttaattaatcattttttctaggttaattgtcccgaaaaataaggtttttcgaattctaaatttaacttccatcatctgtaccatcacaccaattgtTTAACATGGGAACATTTTTTTGtccactgcatgccacgacctttagatccttatttccaaatctggaagttttggattcaaggctcgggggctgcgggatacgtggcatcgattacttatttttcgaatttattcgaaaagtaagaaaggaagattcaagactaatatgaccctcagcctgattctccgattcaacctaaggctcgggggctactccatatggagtgcgatttttcaatcgcacaccataccaaaaaAAGTAatttcggggcatgagcacctcatagcttcgatgcagccaagaaagtactcgaaaaagaacttcaagacggagcttcagaagaaaccgaagactacttcgaaagtactcgaggagcctgcagtactcagctacgaagagctcgggggcttgtcagacccgggactacgggactgtgtacataacggagttcatacaggattaggggataggacatatcCTGTACCTTATCTgtattgtactctactcgcatgcgaaataggactagtcggtacagaaggaaactactcaagttgtactcgagtacgatttcttggctagtattggactaggattcatgtaaccctgtcctcccgaatatataagggcgggcagggaccccctcaaaacataacatcaacacccaaggaaatacaaaccaccatacaggacgtagggtattacgcacatcgcggcccgaacctgtctaaaccttgtgttccttgcaccttcgaattgctgatcttggcgtctcccaacctaaacttaccacctcgggtatatccctcggtgggcagccggtaaaacaccgacacttgCACCAGGAGCAGATCCACCATGCGGGGCATTGGACCCCCTCGAATGAGACCCTGACACCGCCAGCGCTATGGCAGACCCGCCCGAATCCATGCCCAAAGTCCTCGCCGCGCCTGTGCTCCACCACTAGCGCCGCTTGTAGAAGACACAGCGGGAGCACAGGTTCGCCGAGCAGCACTCGAAGGGGTCGGTCTGATCCTCCGTCGGCGCTGGCAAGTTAGCCTCTTCCGAGCTTGAGGGGGAACGACTACTACCACCGGAGGAAGAGGGAGGGCGGTTCTAGCCCCGGCCATCCCCGCGGCAGCGGAACAGCCTCGCCCGGCGAGGGAGCGTGCGAGCGAGGGAGCGAGGCGAGCAAGCCGGTGAGGGAGCTTGCGAGCGAGGGAGCGAGGCGAGCAAGCCGGCGAGGAGTGGCGAGTGGAGGGAGTGGTGAGTGGAATGTGAGTCACCGCTAGGGTTAGACCGGCCGTAATGAGCACAGGCGAGCAGCAAAACCACCAAGCCTAGCCGACCGGTGACCTGATCAGCGTGGCCCAACCCAACTAAACACCAGCTAGCCATCTCCACCAATGCAAGCCAGACAGTAGCCCAGGCAACAAACAAACTCTTAGTTGGGCCTGCATTGGCTAAGAAGCCAACCAAACAACCCACCTTGACCCAACTTACACAGGCTTAGGCTGCCCAGGCTGGAAAAGATAGCCTAGCTGGAATAAACCCAGCAACCAAACGTACCCTAAATTACCGTAGAATTTTAGGAGACGTAATAAGAGGTCAAAATTGCATAATGACTTCTCGTTGTTGAACATAAAATTCTGTACGAATGATCCTGTAGCCTGCCTTACTTCTTCACTTCGTTCCACTCCGTCTTTGTGATACCTTAACTTCACGACATTTGAGAAACACAAGAAACTACCCATTGCCGCAAACCTAAGCTCATTCTGTTGAGCTTGAGCACTCTTGTTCGTAGTATATAGTCTATCAATTCACAACGCTGCTCTGCATCAACATTGCTATTTGGTACCACTATAGATGAACAATTTATTCAGACAGCGACTGCCCAAACCCGAGACCATCTTCTCTGGTCTCAGACGGGGACACAGAGGCAATCATACAACCCAATCAACGTTGAGGCCGGGCATTGGCATTTGGCAAGTGGCGGCTGCTGGCATTGTCGGCTAGCCGAGGCGGAAGTTGTTGCAGTTCGTCTGCCGGAACAGCAGCGAGGAGCTGAACCCGAGCCGCGACGCCTCCAGGTCGAACTCCAGCAGGTTGTCCTCCATCATGTGCCCGCCGATCACCACCGACGTCCTCGGCGCCTTGCCGCCGTCCACCACGCCGAGGCACAGCGCGCCGCCCTTGGTGGCCACCATCGAGTTCGCCCCGAACACCACCCACGACGCGGCCTCGCTCCCCAGCACCAGCTCGATGGTCGGCACCGCCGGGCCCACGCGCGTGCTCCCGACCTTGCTCCCGTCGTAGCACAGCTTGAAGGGCGCcacgggcgcggcgcgcgggatCATGGCCGTCTCGGCCGCGAACGCGTCGGTGACGGCCTTGTGGATGGAGGTCTCCAGCACGGTGTAGGGCGCCACCGTGCTGAGCTTGGTCCCGCCCACACCCTGCTTGTCGATGGCCAGCAGCGTCGCGTTcagcggcacggcgcggccgtTGACCTTGATGCCCGTCACGCCGACGAAGTACTCGTCCGACTTGTCGCCCTTGGTGGACACGCCCGCCGTGCTCACCGGGTTGACGAGGAGCGGGGTGTAGATGAGCGACGCGTTGGACAGCACGAAGCCGGGCTGGAACGCGTAGGGCGCGTCGCCGAAGACGACGacgcccgccgcgcccgcggCCGGCAGGCAGAGCGCGAACCTACGGGAGAAGCGGAACGTGGCGGCGAGCTGCGTGGGCAGCGCGAAGCGGGCGCGGCTGAGCGACGCTATCCCTGAGGTGCTCGCCGCGAGACCCTCCGTCAGGAACGTGGAGCCGCAGGTGAAGAGGAACGCCGGCGCCGTGGCGAGCGGCCCCGGCGCCGGGCGGAACGTGGTGGGCAGCGCCAGCACGTCGGTGATGATGTTGCCGCTCGTGCTGACGTGCGTGACCGTGTTCCCCGGGAACCCGCCGCAGGTGTCGTTGAGGCAGGACGGGCTCGGCGGCCCCGAGCAGCTGGTGGCGCAGGCAACGGAGCGCGAGAGGCGGCAGGACTTGGACCCGCACGGCACGCGGCGGTAGGTGGAGGACGCGTAACCGGCGTCGCAGTCCACCCAGAGCGTGGCGCCCGCGAGGTCCAGCACCGCCTGCACGGGCACCAGCGGCGTGCGCTGCCGGAACCCCGTCACGTACTGCTGCGTGGCGGCCGCGTCCTTGCTCACCGGCAGCACCACGGCGCTCGTGGGGTTGCTGCCGCCGGAACCGGCCGCGCGGCAGGCCGACAGCAcgcagaggaagaggagagatGCAAGAGGAGTACCAGCAGGGAGGCGCGCCATGCTGGGCAGCAGGACGCGACGGCCGATGGCGATGTGAAATTGCTGCTAGCAGCGGCAAACTAGGATCTTTATAGCGGGGTGGCCGGGTGGGGATCGGAGATGGGGGAAGTGCCGCCGTGGCGGGGCGAGCGCGCGACGCCGAAATGGACCGGTCGTAATGGCTGGTTGGTGGCTTGGTGCGCACCAGTATCTTTTCGGCTGGCGTGGCTGCGAGTCCACGGCGGGCCGGCGGCCAGACTGCGCGCGTCTGCATGGCGTGAGCGGTTTCCCATTTTTGTATGGGTGAGATCTAAGAGGCGAGGGGGATCTCGCCCAGGCCACGAGCGCTTATCCTGACGCACCGACGTGGCGCCGGTTGTCGTCGCCTCTGACTTGgacttagggtgtgttcgttttctggggtctaaagtttagagagatcacatcaaagagaatcttatcatttagaagtattaaataaagtctaattataaaactaattgtagaaccctagggctaattcgcgagacgaatctaatgagatatattagtccatgattaacggatgattactgtagcatcactatagcaaattatgaattaattaggctcattaaatttgtctcgcgaattagcacccatctgtgcaaaaagttttataattagactttatttaatacttctaaatgataaaattctttttaatgtgatgggtctaaaatttagtgggtaggaaacgaacagggcGTTAAGTGCTAGTGCCCGCTGAGCTGACGAGTCGTTGTCTTGTCTTTACGGAGAACTGCGCAGATCCGGGCAAGccaccggcgacggcgagccggGCCAACGTGAAACCATGGGGGAAAGTGTAGTTTTTGGAAGAAAAAGGTCGGCAGCTCGGCGTTCCCGGCACGCGGGACACGCACCAGCTTTTGCGCACGCCGGCAGGGGATGGGGATGGGAAATAATGGGGCGGGGCATGCAGGGATGTGCAGGAAACGAACTGGACCACGACCACGATGCTGCCGGCGATGGGCATCTGATTCTGGTGGATGATGGAGCCATGGAGGCTTGGAGCTGCTAGTCATGTCAGCAGGACAGCCGCCGAGCCGCGTGCTATGGAGGAGATCAGAACATGCATTCAGTAAAATACGGACTTTAAATTTAGCTTCGAGTCTCGTCTAGATCATTACATTTTAAAAATGCATATTCAAATTCTAAAACTTTCTACTCGTATCATGTGACGTGAGATCCAAATCACAGTTGCTTAAACTAAATCAAAGATTATATAATTTGTTAAGTACAAAATAAATGCACgcaaaaaattaaaataaatttaCTTGTATAAATATGTTCAGATACAAaagttttatataaaaattTTGTAGGAAAATGAAGCTCATATGACAATATTTGTAAATAAAATTAGAAAAAAAAGAATAAATTTTGGAGGAAACGTTGGAAAATATTCGGatataaagttttgaaacaaaattttggagaaaattttgaaaatataagagttgagcataaaagtttaaaataaaatttggaCTCACATGTAAGTTCCACATCAGCATAAATACTTCCGATTTATAACTTAAAAATAGTAATTTGGATTTCACATGACATAATTAGTAGATTTATGAATTTGAATGTATATTTTGAAAGTTTGAAGATCTAGATGACACTCCAGGCAAGTTCTGGGCGTAGCCGCATAGCAGGCCAGTGCACACCAAACTGGCCGGAGCTAGTTTCTACGTCGGATTGAATTGGCAAGGCCCAAATTAACGGCACTGAGTTTAGCCCAGATGGATGGCCAGATCTTTAGGGATATCTTTGCCATCTTAGGTGCTGTTTGAGCAAGTATATTGGTCTAGTTTAATAGGCGGTCTCATGTATCGCCATATCATTTTCAGACGATGTAACAGACAATACATACAATGTATTATCTTATAAGTTATCTCATAGTAAATACATAATTCCATAATTTGTGcatagaaaaagaaaatattGTGAGTTGCATGGCCATAACAACCCGTACAATGGTGAGAAAGTGATCTTATAATCCTAAATTTTAGCCTAAGAGGAACAACCGCATTGTTCTCtaccctccctctctctccacCACCTAATAAAAATTCTACATAGACTTGCATGAGACGACCTATAAGACTGCTGATGTGTAGCAATGTATTTGCTCTTAGGCTGAACTCTTTGTTTGATCTTGCTCTTCTTTTTCTaagaaaaacaaaaagaaaaggatAACTTTGCTTTGTTCAAAGCAAATTAGCTCGCTACCGGTACAAACAGATGCCACTGACAGAGGGAAGCCATAATCATGCTCTCAACTCCAATAATACCGACTGAATTTGGAAAAGTCTTTAAAAAAGTACTTCATTAGTTGCTACATAGCAATGTCTTAGGAAAAGGTTTAGTATAATTTCTATATATACTAGTACATAGTACATATAAGCTTTGACTAATTGTCAGTCAAAATTTTACAAAGACTAAATGAATATTTAAAGCTAATAGGCTCTATAAAAATAAATGGAGGGAGTATCAATTCACTGATAGGGTGTTCATTTGACAAGTGGATTGGTTATGGATCCTTCGATTCTAACTTTAAATCTAACCAACTTGTTTGGTTTGAGAATTGCATTCATGGAGATCCATCTTCACCTCATCTCTCACAATCACATTGTTGCTTAATAATGATAACAAATGATCCCATCTTACCAAATTCATATTTAATGATCATACAATGGGCATTCCATTCTAAATAAGTTGGCACCTCAGTCCAAACACCTTATTCACAATAATGGCATCCATTCCTAAGATCTATTCATTTCTTATCCATTCTTATCTTCTACTATAATGGTAATGCTCAAGCTCAACCCACCAGCTAGTAAGGCATGTTTGGATGATTGCATCAACTTAGTAGACCTTTTTAGGTAAGGTATGGCAATCCAATTTGTAGGCGCCAATTTAACCAACTTTAGGCAATAGGACAAATGAGGTAGGATGGTACAAAAGATCTGCCACTAGTACTGCAATGAAGAAAGCACGTGCCTAACTTGGTC from Panicum hallii strain FIL2 chromosome 3, PHallii_v3.1, whole genome shotgun sequence encodes:
- the LOC112886433 gene encoding basic 7S globulin-like, producing MARLPAGTPLASLLFLCVLSACRAAGSGGSNPTSAVVLPVSKDAAATQQYVTGFRQRTPLVPVQAVLDLAGATLWVDCDAGYASSTYRRVPCGSKSCRLSRSVACATSCSGPPSPSCLNDTCGGFPGNTVTHVSTSGNIITDVLALPTTFRPAPGPLATAPAFLFTCGSTFLTEGLAASTSGIASLSRARFALPTQLAATFRFSRRFALCLPAAGAAGVVVFGDAPYAFQPGFVLSNASLIYTPLLVNPVSTAGVSTKGDKSDEYFVGVTGIKVNGRAVPLNATLLAIDKQGVGGTKLSTVAPYTVLETSIHKAVTDAFAAETAMIPRAAPVAPFKLCYDGSKVGSTRVGPAVPTIELVLGSEAASWVVFGANSMVATKGGALCLGVVDGGKAPRTSVVIGGHMMEDNLLEFDLEASRLGFSSSLLFRQTNCNNFRLG